A segment of the Symmachiella macrocystis genome:
GAATAAACCAGGTGTGACGATTCACCTGACTGGTATAATAACTGGAAGATGGAGTGAATTCACAAATCCAATTACGATCAGCGAATTTTATATTGACCGAAGATTTTATGGGCTTCCTGAGAAAAGGCGCCACCTCGGATGTCTTGTGCGGTGATACGTCCTGTAGTTGAGTGTAAATGGCCGGGGCATCCGACGCTCCATCGCGGATCGTGAGAGAAAACTTTTTCTCGTTATGCTTTGGAAACGCTGCAAGCACGACATCGCTGGCGTGAAATACCCCAAGGATAAAGCCTCGAAGAGATTGTCTTAGATCTGAAACGGTAACCGAGTCTGCGTCATGCGAATAGATTGGAACAAATACCAGAAAAAAATGACGAACATCCCTTGTGTTGTTCAATCGAACCGGGCCGGCTACCAGTCGCCTTCCCAAATCGCAGCACTTCCACAAGGAATTTCGCAACGCCGGATTAGAGGCGATGTCAAACCCCGGTGAGATCATTTCGGCTTGCTGAGGCTCCATGTAGGAAACCGGAAAGTATCCTTCCCTTTTTGCAGCAGGCCTGAGCGCGCCGCTCGGCCCGCGTTCTTCAAACAATCCTGGTTCACGAGGCTGCGATCGGGCTTCGTTTCGTTCGGAGTCGTGGACACGTTGAAGCCATGCGACTGCATTAAGGCCAGGATGTCGCGTCAGTAAATATCGGTTGAAAGACGCAAATTCGGAGTGTTTTAAATCTACGGAATGAGCACAGAAATCTTGCAGATCATGAAGACTATCCAAGGGATCCAAAAGTTGTTCTTCCAAACGCTGACCAGCCTCATCGGCAATCTCGTTAAACTCCCGGCGTGCGTTGGCATTCTCGAAAATTTGAGTAGACACAAATCCAGCTACGATGAATGTAAACGCAGCAAAAAGTGGAAGTGCTACTGAGATCCGACGTGATCGCCAAGCACTCCGTGGTCGGCCGAAGCAGATTAATGTCAATGGTGCAAAGATAATGACGCCAATTACGTCGCCGGCCCACCAAGTCCACCAGTTTAGCGCAAAATGAGATCCATCAACGGCCCCTACAAACGCGAGCGAAGTAACTCCAACGGTTGCCCCCACCAGGCACGCAAGAGGACCACCAATTGCCAGAAACTCCACAATTTGTCGGTCTTGTATCAACGCGTTGGGAAACCCGACTCGACGTCGGATTAGGATAGCCCCCAGTCCTGCTTGCGCGGTAGCGCCCAAACTAATAGAAATCGCTAACAGTAACGACGATACTGCAGCATCGAAGCAGTCAGCAGTTGAAAGCGGTGTCCAGCCATTGACCAACAAAGCGCCAACAAATAATCCAAAACAAACGCGATAGCCCATCAAAAGAACACCAGCAAGCGCGATGCCCGACGCGGGCCAAATCGCGGTGGCATAGCTTGGAGGTACCGCCAAGAATTGCCCCATGCGGCCGGAAAGAAAATACCCACCCGCCATCAGCGCCGAATATATCAGCCACTTCGCCATTTGATGTGCTTTCTGAGTCCACCACTTGTTGCGAATAATGGTAACGATACTCCGGTGATTCACTTTCTACCACAGCAGCGTGGGCGAATTATAGCGACTGTGGTTTTGTGACGCACGGCCCATTGGATGTGGTCAGCGGAGAGTGTTCTGAAAAATCGTTGCACTTTTCTGTCGTGCTACCCGCTTCGGCGATCGCTCTTTGTTGCCGGACGCTCCCCTTGTAGTTAGGCTGGCCCTTGACAGCGTAAGTGCTTCCCGGAAATCCTGTTGTGACGCAATATTCAGGTGATTCATGCTACAAACTGCAATTTATCTGCCAGCCCACATCGCCCGTTGCCGCGCCCAATCCAGCACTGCCGCAATCGGCCGCAGCAGCTTCTCGTGAATTGGCTCCTTACCGGAAACTGTTCGAGGTAGGAACAACAATGCCTCCTGAATATCGGGTGCTAGGAGCAGCAGATTCATGATCTGTGTCATCCGCGGCTGCGAAACATGTAACAGCCGGGCCAACTCGGTTTGGTCAGCTACTTCGCCCTCGCGGATCATTTGCTCACAATGAATCGCCAACGCCATCAGCCGTGATTTCCGCGGCACGCGACCGACGTCCGCAACATCGGTGGCGACCGGCGTCTTCTGAATCCGCTGTCTTCCATTGGCCTCGGTCGCAAAGTGCAGTTTTCGCTTCACCGTGATCATGCCACCCCCTTAATCGCCGTCGGATGAAATTGAATCGCAATGCTGTTGTCACCGGCGTCAAATTCCACACCGGCAACTAGCAACTGCAGTAACTCTGCTTGTTCCCGCGGCTTGAGCGACTTCCATAATCCGTCGAAATCGGCCAGCGCCGCCACCACGTCTGCCTCGCTGACATGGTCCCTTTCCACCTCGGAGATTTGCCGCCCCAATTCGCCGAACCGAGTTTCCGCCCGCGCAATTCGGTCGTGTAAGTCGGCGATATGGGCCAACGTGGCGTCGTCCTGGCGGCCAGTGGCGACCAACCGGCGTATTTCCGCGTGGTGCCGCGTCAGTTCCCGTTTGAGGCCGCCGTGTTCGCGACGTATCGCGGCCAGTTGTCGGTCGTGGCGCTGTTGTACCTGCCGCCACACTTCGCCCCGTAGCGCCGGGTCGCGGCCAATGCCGCGAATCTCGTCGACCACGGCCCGTTCGATCTCGGCGGCGGGGAGGTGTAGGTATGCGTCATCGCGTTGTCGCAAGCGCGGCAGGTCAACAACCCCTTGAGCAATGCGCCGTGCTTGTTACGAACCTGTCCCGACCGGCCGTTACGAGTGAGCCGCTTCTGCACTTTTTCGAACAGGTTGGCTTCGACGATTGGTTTATGTTCGCCGTCGAAGATGTCTTCCTTGTGCCGGATCTTGCCGGCGTGCAGTGGATTCGTTAGCAAGCGGTGCAGCGAGCCTTTGTCGAACGGCAGGCCGCCCATGGGTTGGCCTTTTTTACTCAGCCAGGATTTGTTCGCCCAGCCACGGCGTTCCAACTCGTCGACGACCGGCAACAGCGACTTCTCATCTATGTACAACTCGAAGATTTGCCGGACGCGGGCCGCCTCTTCGGCATTGATGACGAGTTTGGGACTGGCTGCTGATCGGTCTACATCGTAGCCCAACACCGGCTTGCCACCCGCCCATTTGCCCTTGCGGCGCTGGGCGGCGATTTTGTCACGAATCCGTTCTCCAATGATTTCGCGTTCGAACTGGGCAAACGACAGCAGAATATTCAGCGTCAGCCGTCCCATCGAGTGCGTGGTGTTGAATTGCTGCGTCACACTGACGAACGAGACGTTATATTTTTCAAACGTCTCCATGATCCGTGAGAAGTCCATCAAACTGAGGCTCAACCTGTCGACTTTGTAAATTACGATGCAGTCGATCTTGCCCGCTTCGATGTCGGCCAATAGCCGCTTCAACCCGGGGCGCTCGACATTCCCACCCGAAAACCCACCATCATCATAGAGAGCGGACAAACAGGTCCAGCCTTCATTCTTTTGGCTGGCGATATACGCTTCGGCCGATTCCCGCTGGGCATCGAGCGAATTGAATTCGAGGTCCAAGCCTTCCTCTGATGATTTGCGGGTGTAAATCGCACAGCGGATTTCGGGCGCCTTTCCCTTCTTCACACTACGGCTCATTTCCGGTCCTCCAATTTGAAGAATCGGAAACCGTTCATGTGCGAGTCGGTCACCGCTTTGGCGACCGCTGAGAGGGAGCCATATGGCTCGCCCTCATATTCGAACCCGTCCTCGGTGACCAGAACTTGGACCGTCCGCCCCTTGTAGTCACGGACGATCATGTTGCCCGGCGCCGGGATGCGCGGATCATTGGGGCGTGTGCGGGGTTTGGCCGGAATCCCGTTACCGTTGGGTGGCGTGACCCGCGCTTCGGCAACGTCCGTCAATTCCGCTGCCCTCTGCCTAGCCCGTTCGCTTAGGCCTCCTTCGGCGCGGGCCTGTAATTTCCAGACGATGCGACGGATTAGATACGTGCGGTGGCGGCTGCGGCAGTTTTCGCCGTGCAACTCTGCGTACCGCTCGCGCAATTCACCGACGCTCATCGCCTGCAAAATCGTGATTTCGCGGTTGAGGTTCATTCATCGCTCCTGTTTTCGAAGTTCTCTGGGACCGTTAACACGTGGACACAGTGAGCCTCGAATCGTTGCCGGCATCAAGGCATGTGGGCGGTGGATTTAGCCGTTCCTCACAAATAAGCACGCCGTTGCAGACCGGGCACGAGTCACACGACGGCGCGGCAAGGATTTCCGGGACAAACACCGCCTACGGCACGAGCATCAACTCACGAATCCGAGATTCTTCGTGATCGCATTCGGCGATCTGGGTACGAACGGTTGCCAATTCCTCTTCGAGTTGCTTGGCCTTTGCCTCGCGGGACTTAGCCCGCTCCTTCAAGGATTCTGCTTTCGCCGGCAGTACGCCTTGGTTGGAGTTAACGCGATCCGTTTCTGCCCAATTCCGCAGGTCGCTGCTGTTCTTCATCAACTGCGACTGTTGGTCGTGCAACGAGGTCAACCGTTGCCGCAGATGGCTCAATTGGCCGCAGAGTTCCGTGTCGGCACACGTTTCCCAAAGCCGTGCGCGGACGTTTCGACCTTCGTTCAGCGTTTGTCTGATCTGCTCGATACGCCAATACAGCGGTTGCGTCCTCTCATCGTGGATGCGTTCCGCCTCGCCAATCTGTGCGTGTAGGTTTTCGTACTCTTGGTTCATGGCGGGAATGCTATCGTACGTTTTCCGCAACTCGCGGCGTTCCAGCAGCAGATCAACGGCCTGGCGCACATCAGCCAGCGACTTGCCGTTGTCGATCAGTACGCGATCCAAGAAGTCTGCATCGGGATCGCGGCCGTCAGCGATCATCGAGATCAGTTCCCGATAGCCGGCCTTCCGCGACTGTTGCCGTGCGCGGTGCTTGCCGGCAATTTTTTCAAACAGTTTTGTTAGTTCCATCAAAGTTCCTTTCTAAAGAGCAGAGTTGTCGGAGTCCCGCCACCACAGCCGGGAAAACGTTTCAGGCGGATCAGTCAGGCAAATATCCCGAAATGTCATTTCAATCATGTCGGCCGGTTCATCACCCAAGGCGGTTAAATACCGTTCGGCGTGCGACAAACCGTAGGTGGGTCCGGCGCAGAGCATGCCGGGCGACAATCGCATCCCCGTTTGTTCCACGCGGTATTGCAAATGCAGAGCGATGCGAATAAAGCGCCTTCCATGCCCGACCCACAGCGCGGGCCTAATGTCGTCCTGGGGATCGCTGGCCACAATTTCGGCCACTCGGACGGCCTCTTTGGCAATGACCGTCGGCGCAACGCTGGGGCGTGGACGAAACGGAGCAGGCCGGTCGATGACGTGGACCAATTCGTGAATCACAACGTGCAGCAGGGCCATTTCGATATCTTCCGGCTCAAAGGCCTCCTGGAGAGCCTCGTCATTCACGACGATACAGGCCCCGCGTCCCCACCATTTGTCGGCGATCACGTCACGCAGATAGAGATCGAGGCAGGGGCTCGTATAGCCGTTGCAGTAATTGTGAGTCACACGGCCTACGGGCATTTGAGATTGCAGCACCAAATACAGCGGCACAACGTCCAAATCGCGTGTTGCGACACGACGGCAAAGTCGTTTGGCACGCATAAAAATGTCATTCATCGACTTCGTCAGCATCGTCCAACTCCTCCTGCGAAGAAAAATCACCAGCTTTCACCCGCTCCTCCAGCTCTTTCAAAAACCGCCATTCCCACAGCGGCACGAGCGCGACATCCTGCCGCGAATAACGCTGCACGATGATCGGCTCGTCGGTTTCGACGACGACCTTGTACGCGAAACCGAGAATTTCCCGCAGTTGGCTGATGGGGAGTACGCGCTCAAAGGGCATGGGCCCACCAATTTCAATTCAGTACAAAAAAAGAAACTGTGCTTAATAGCGCGGCTGTTCCCGCTGGCAACAGGAAGAACAGCATTTCTTCGGAGTACCCGCTCACCCGCTGCTCACCGAACTGGGACGGCCGGCCGCCTGGAGGGCGGCCTGTCCCAGTCCGGTGAGCGGCACAAGGCGCCCGGCATACACACTGGCCTACAAACATATGGCCCACCAAAGAGCCAATTTGACCCGGACCAGTTTTTAGTGGGCCAGTTTTTTTTTCACGTTTGACCCGGACGGACAAGCGATCCGGGTCAATCTGTCCGGGTTAAATTCGCCATCGTCGTCATTGGCCAATTGGTAGCCATCGAGTTCGCGCTTGTTTTTACCCTTAACCACTTTGCAGGCTATGAGTTGGCCATCTTCCACCCGCGATTCAATCGCCTCGCTGGCCCGCTGCCGACTCATACGCGCTTGGTCGGCCAGGCTGCTGAGTGTGTGCCCATTGGGTTGGCCAACCATGACGTCGATGATCTTGCGGCGGTTGCGATCCAGTCGCGTCCGCACTCGGAATTCCGCTTTGGCTTCCTTCGCCTCTTCACGTCGATCTTCAGACGCCCGATTGACCTCGTGTGGTTTAAGCGTGGTGACGTCCCACACGCGCGGCGAGGCTCCGCTGGGATCGTAGATGCCCTCAAAGATGTCGAGGCCCAGGAGAGAGCTATGCCCCGCGCTGCCGCCGGTCGAGAACCACAGGCGGTGCAGGCCCGACCCTACCTCGTACGGCTCGCGGCGGTTGATCAACATCCATTGGCGAAAGAACTCCTGAAAACCGGCCCAGCCGATGTCTTCCAATTGCCCCGGCACATATGGGTTGGCGATACCCTTTTTCAAATGGTGGACCAGGATCGGCGTGGCCCCCGCATCGCGGCAGACGTCACTAACGTTGCGCAGCATGCGGCCGATGTCGAACAGGTTGGCGGGATTAATATCGTAGGGGAGGCAGAGGTAGACCGGATCGATAATCGCCACCTCGATGCCGTCGGCTTCGAGAACCCCCGGAACGACTGCATGTTCAGCGTGT
Coding sequences within it:
- a CDS encoding DUF2924 domain-containing protein, which encodes MNLNREITILQAMSVGELRERYAELHGENCRSRHRTYLIRRIVWKLQARAEGGLSERARQRAAELTDVAEARVTPPNGNGIPAKPRTRPNDPRIPAPGNMIVRDYKGRTVQVLVTEDGFEYEGEPYGSLSAVAKAVTDSHMNGFRFFKLEDRK
- a CDS encoding CHASE domain-containing protein — encoded protein: MAKWLIYSALMAGGYFLSGRMGQFLAVPPSYATAIWPASGIALAGVLLMGYRVCFGLFVGALLVNGWTPLSTADCFDAAVSSLLLAISISLGATAQAGLGAILIRRRVGFPNALIQDRQIVEFLAIGGPLACLVGATVGVTSLAFVGAVDGSHFALNWWTWWAGDVIGVIIFAPLTLICFGRPRSAWRSRRISVALPLFAAFTFIVAGFVSTQIFENANARREFNEIADEAGQRLEEQLLDPLDSLHDLQDFCAHSVDLKHSEFASFNRYLLTRHPGLNAVAWLQRVHDSERNEARSQPREPGLFEERGPSGALRPAAKREGYFPVSYMEPQQAEMISPGFDIASNPALRNSLWKCCDLGRRLVAGPVRLNNTRDVRHFFLVFVPIYSHDADSVTVSDLRQSLRGFILGVFHASDVVLAAFPKHNEKKFSLTIRDGASDAPAIYTQLQDVSPHKTSEVAPFLRKPIKSSVNIKFADRNWICEFTPSSSYYTSQVNRHTWFILACSLSLTALLGVFLLILSGRTARIEASESRYLDLYENAPDMFLSIDVSMESVIECNKTFLAATGFSKADVIHRNLYNLFDPNSLSVAQNAFRSFLVSGQGNDIELSLLCSDGQLIDTSMNMSAVRDAQGESVFCRAVLRDISIKKRLETQIRNQEIKLAHVARLNMMGEMATGLAHEINQPLGAIAAYAEGAAIRIRNANSDAQSLSRIIDRIAACAHRASEVIRRLRQFVRTRSSKWQEVDMNQLVHEVAQFVEPDVKHRHVRLGLDLAEPLPGIHGDAVQIQQVLLNLVLNGCDAMSEIEPTQRHLTIRTRLSGRDSVDVLVEDCGHGFPEGVNEQVFEAFFSTKEDGLGMGLAISRSIIESHGGHICVTRNPKGGASFQFSLTATDGDLSID
- a CDS encoding recombinase family protein, which translates into the protein MSRSVKKGKAPEIRCAIYTRKSSEEGLDLEFNSLDAQRESAEAYIASQKNEGWTCLSALYDDGGFSGGNVERPGLKRLLADIEAGKIDCIVIYKVDRLSLSLMDFSRIMETFEKYNVSFVSVTQQFNTTHSMGRLTLNILLSFAQFEREIIGERIRDKIAAQRRKGKWAGGKPVLGYDVDRSAASPKLVINAEEAARVRQIFELYIDEKSLLPVVDELERRGWANKSWLSKKGQPMGGLPFDKGSLHRLLTNPLHAGKIRHKEDIFDGEHKPIVEANLFEKVQKRLTRNGRSGQVRNKHGALLKGLLTCRACDNAMTHTYTSPPPRSNGPWSTRFAALAATRRYGAKCGGRYNSATTDNWPRYVANTAASNGN